CATAAACACTCCTAGCTGATTAAAAGCGACGGATCAATTCACTCCTGTGAGATTCACATTAACGAGAGATGTAATGTCGATAAAGCCTTATTTGTAATACATAATAGAATTTGGAAACAACAGTAGTTATCTTGGTGtaacactatatatatatatatatagatattaCTCCCTACTTGACATAtttggcaaaccattccagcatGTCCTTGTGAGCCTCTTCAGCAGGCTTCACAGCTGcttcatcttcattattgtatCTTACAGTCCATCCGTGTGAAACCCCAGGGAATATCTTTACAAAGGAATCAACCTACAAATCAGGAAAGCAGAAGCTATGGATCAATGATCGTTAAAAGTCAATCACCTAGGCTCGAACAAACTTCAGTTCGCCGAAAGTAACTCATTATCTAACACAGTTCCCGAACCATCAATATTTCAACAGACTTCCGAGAATGAAAATGATATTGCATTTCCGAGGaaaagcataaaactgcagcagTTTCAAAGGTGTCTAGCAGCTATTAGTAGGACAAAAAAGGCAGTCTTTACCTCAGTTTTAGTAGATAAAACCTCTTCAAATTGTTTCAAAAGCTCCGGTGGAGACATCTTGTCAGTCTCAGCTCCTAGTATAGAAATGGGTACCTTGATCTCTATAAAAGTTACAACACCATTGCTTGTTAGGTTAATACTCATACACATTAACAACAGTCAAGCGAAAATAATATTGGAAGTTCAAAACGATtatttatacccttaatgtcatcaACAGTGACAAAGGAAGGATGGGCCATTACAATAGCTTTTAGCTCATCAGACTTTCCTAGTTCCCCAACCACCTTAGCTGAACGAGTCATAACAATATTAATGATATTAAAGTTGAGcaacaagaaagaaaagaaacacCAACAGTTTATTTACAAGTGCGATTTTCAAAAGCTTACCACCCCAGCACATCCCTGCAGCTCCAACTGCAGAAATCCCTTTACTTTTTAGAGCTTCAATAACTGGTTTGGCTTCTTCAGCTCCTTTATCCTGCACAGTTTTCCAATTGTTAATAAAGAAAGCAAATTGCATTGCAGAAAAGAATTTGGGAATAAATCTGAATCCTTGGCAGAGATGTCTGAATTAGGAAAACAAACTGTTCCGTGTGATTTGATCCAGATGGGTAGTGGCTTCTCAGCATTCTCAGGTACATAAGGATCCCCATGAAGGAAGTCTGGAACTACAACATAGAATCCAGCTGCTGCAACCTTGTCTGCCAGGTTCCTTTAAATACCAAGGTAGAAGAATATTAATTCGTCCCCAGGTTACATTATACAGTAATATAACTAGGAAAAGCAAAGCTAACATCATGCTTTGTTCATAATTGATATGATTGATTAGACATTTCTTGATCAATATAAGTTGCTTAATCCAAACATCAGAATATTCTCAATTTTACACATAGATTACAAATTGAAAAATTATAAAAAGCTTAAAGTTTCAACTGTAAgtctcaaaaaaaagaaaaaacaacaacaacaaaaagaagacAATAGAATAGATGCTTCAGGTTGAGCATCCCCCAAGTTTAAATATCAAGTTTCATTTAGAAAGTTTCAGGCCGATCAACAGCTGCTTCAAGTTAGGGCAATCTAAAAAGCTAAAGATTTCACTTAAAAGTCCTGAAACAGAAGTTAGATTTTGTAATTCTCTATAGATCAGTCTACAAACAGATGGATGAAAAAAGTGGGCATACCTCAAGTTAGGTGCTTCATATCCTGCAAAACAATAGGTCACAAGCAAAAATTAGATTAGACCAAACTTGTAATTcttgaaggaaagaaaaaaaactaagtaaAACAGAAAAGGATCAAAGTGGGCATACCAAAAATGTCAGAAACAAGAAGAATTCCAAGTTTGGAATCCAAAGACCCAGTAACATAGGTTTGAAGACCACCAAGTTGTTGAACACATCCATTTCCTGAACTTGAACTTAGAGTTGGTGGATTCTCGCAACACTGAGCTCCTGACATTTCtacttttcttttgtttgatgaGTTGCAACTGATAACTACAAGTCAAAAGTTGCAGATGTAATTAGGGGTTGAGGTTTTATTCCCGATGAGATATTCCAATCTAAAGGAAACTCTGTTCTCACTGACGACGTCATCCAAAGATGTGGCAAATTAGGGACTGCATTTTTGTTGTCCTCCTGGAAAGACCACAATTCCAAGACCACTATTAAGAGTAGGTCCACCAGAGACATTTAAATTGGAAATGTCCAGTTCAAGAATATTACCTATTTTAGGTAAAATTACAGAAATTGGTGAATTCCGTAAAAGTATCAACCATTTGCGTTCCCGACTCGGTCAACCCTGGCGAGTTGCCTGTTTTCATTTCGTACCAAAATATCCTCCTAATTGAGTTACGTACAGATAATTCACCCAATTTTTTTATACTACCGACTGGGTTGGGTACCTAGTCTAATTTGTACAACTCTCAAAGTCAGTTACCCATCATAATATATAGTGTCGTGAAAAATAAGTATCCATTGAAATTTATACTACCCTGTTAGTGAGGTACTCAATTTATTTTCTAGGACTGTTTCAAAAACTGAGGATATgtcacagtgcttcaagtgtaaagggttcggTCACTtcgctaatgagtgtccaaatcgaaagaaatacactggcaaCAAGAGTTTTGCTGAAACgcttgatgaaacatctgatcattatgattccgaAGAGGATGATAGATCAAGTGTATCACTCCTGGGAGAAATCATCAATTTTGATGAATGcagcaatactcatatcaattttgataatttggttgatgtttcttcatcaaaatcattggagGATGTGATGGATTTTTCATATACTAATGAAAACTCTGTCAATGTTTCAAGTACTCTTTGTTTAGCTGCTAGTTCCATTCCTGATTAGATCTCCAAACCCacatgtccttattgtaccaTTGAGGGTCACAGACTCAcacaatgtttcaagtacaaacacaaactaaggtatgtcaacaaactacAACAGAGAGCTAGTCTATTGACAAAtgtgcttaaacttgttcaaaagtccaaCCCAGAGGTACGTAAAGATAACTCTTCTTCTCCTAAAAGATTGAATATTTCAAAGGAAAAGGTAAAATCTCAAATGAAGAGAAGAGTCGGTCTAAACATTCTGTAAAGAAGGGTGTTGCAAATTCCGTGCATGAACCTAGCTAGTGGTGAGCATACTGCTCAGTTCAACACAATTTAATTGTGTTGAAAAGTGCATCTTATCTCATTTGcccttaaaagagacaagaactaTGCACATTAGGGATTTAGATCAAATTTGAATAGTATTACTTGGATTTTCATCTTTCAATGTTCGAATGAGACTTGTTATGTTGTCTTGTCGTCTCTTAAAAGAATAACAATGTTTTGTTGTTGAGCCTTGATCCAACAACATAGTCCAGGATAATTCGATCTGGTCATAAATCAGTTACATAACTGATTCTAAGTAAATCTATTGTCATGAGCGTCATTTCTAATGCTACTACTGTATACAGTCAGTGGATATCGACGTTTCGATATAGTCAAGAGTGGCATAAATCAACTAAGGTTTTGATCAATCAACCAACATGTTTATCTTAATCTATGTCTCAGTTAatggtattgaaaattttgatttatGTAGAAACTTAAGGAAGGATAAAAGTGACATTTCATTCTTCttaaattttatgtatttttctagtACGTGAACAATTGTGTTCTGAAACCCTTCATGGTAAATATCTTCTTCATTAAGACTCATATCTctttcacaagaagtttccttgttgagcaatatatttttgttttcacaaatccattttattcctacgaattatggagactccaagcacaaCATCTTCTCGTGAAATCTATGCTACAATGGTTCTTGATGTTCATCCAACTAGAAAGGAACAAGAGATGCCTTATATTTTTGATTCATATCTTAAAAGGAAAATGAAGAATACGAAAAAACCTAGAGCCGACCGCTCTAATCAGTAAAGGTTCACAACTCTTCTTGaagaacttaagaaaaccaaAAGGGAAGTGTAGGGACTGAAAACAACAAGAAGCACTTGTCAAACAACAACCTAATAGGTTTGGAGGAGTTAACTCTTTTTCATGAACCGTATGTTCCCATGCCTGTTATTGAAAAGGAGTTCggagatgataaagaattcttcaaagattTTAAGTATTAGGAAACTTTTTGTGAGAATTTATCTTGTGTTcatgaaggataactagggtttggtacagcaaatattgtgattacacaagctatttccaataattttcatcttgcatatttttagatttatttatttaaattctagggttgttggaagatgaaattgcagtatgtaatcattattggtttaatgtaTTACAaattcttatgagatatatgtgtcctttactttttatgaattgaactgatatctcatatatgctcaaaagttaaatctattatgttttatgaactaaaaatataacaagctttatgataatttttcacagtattgatctactcgtgGTCACACTCTTGTGTAATTACTGCATTATGTACTCcgaaagattttcttatgttgagtcatatcgattaGATTTATCTCCTTGTTCGTAACTGgttttgagattaatttatgtcgatgtttaggatacaaatccatatgatttattaatgtccaacaaaatccttttttatattaaagtaaggtctctcatgttgttctcttgggaatgacatcaaatggggggagagttattaattgaacttgtgcttaattataaTATCGTTATGGGgagagtggatgtggaatttacaggtgatgcttgtatcttaaatatcCTTGATGAGACGCTAAGTATTTtatactctgtgatatcatctaaattaaaATTTGATATGTGTCTCCTTTAAGTCTTGAAGTATCTTTTATTTAagttcattacgatcccattgttttcgtacctttaccaatttttattgataaaaagggggggagttaattagtagtttcgcactacatacatatggtttacgaaacattatttaagggggagtgaatcaatatctataggtttcacctaatatgcaaaagatgtaagtattgactaacggggagaaacatatcaccgtagtattacttcgaagttatgatacaattgaactttggagaagataataatactatgtttccaTATAATGACGAATATTTGCTTACAAAGTTGTtatcactacggatcttcaacaacaacgaagcTGAGTTGAACTCATTCAGAATCATTGCAGCttgaagtaacaaagaattcaaggagttgaagaaccaaggaaatcaagcatgatggattatgGAGTTTtgaagatttattttttaatctatatgtattgatagttttgtcatcaa
Above is a genomic segment from Papaver somniferum cultivar HN1 chromosome 10, ASM357369v1, whole genome shotgun sequence containing:
- the LOC113319632 gene encoding endo-1,3;1,4-beta-D-glucanase-like; this translates as MSGAQCCENPPTLSSSSGNGCVQQLGGLQTYVTGSLDSKLGILLVSDIFGYEAPNLRNLADKVAAAGFYVVVPDFLHGDPYVPENAEKPLPIWIKSHGTDKGAEEAKPVIEALKSKGISAVGAAGMCWGAKVVGELGKSDELKAIVMAHPSFVTVDDIKEIKVPISILGAETDKMSPPELLKQFEEVLSTKTEVDSFVKIFPGVSHGWTVRYNNEDEAAVKPAEEAHKDMLEWFAKYVK